A single genomic interval of Devosia oryziradicis harbors:
- a CDS encoding cisplatin damage response ATP-dependent DNA ligase, translated as MKRFAQLLELLALTPSRTRKLSALTQYFREVPDPDRGYALAVLTGALTFRNVKPALLKDIVLREVDPTLFAMSYDYVGDLGETIALIWPHHGADGDLPSLTDLIELFNTTSKNELPRLIAALLTQADINERWAVVKLATGALRIGVSARLAKTALSEMSGVDVQEIEEVWHGLKVPYTDLFAWLDGKAPRPDIDQSARFHPLMLSNPIDEEKDLAKLDPKDFSAEWKWDGIRVQLVLGGGTVSLFSRTGDDIANSFPDIVENVHGRAVLDGELLVGKDFEPGSFNELQQRLNKKVASAKHLKDSPAFIRVYDMLFDGREDIRTLSWTERRARLEAWFAANPQTRLDLSEVLPFGDWDDLAAQRRQGADEHGHEGVMIKLRSSPYVPGRPKGYWFKWKRDPNVVDAVLMYAQRGHGKRSSFYSDYTFGVWKGNEIVPVGKAYFGFTDEELKQLDKWIRANTLQAFGPVREVRKELVFEVAFDSAQESTRHKSGVALRFPRISRIRWDKPASEAATLEDMMVFVGAT; from the coding sequence ATGAAGCGCTTCGCCCAATTGCTCGAACTTCTGGCGCTCACGCCGTCGCGCACGCGCAAGCTGAGCGCGCTGACGCAGTATTTCCGCGAGGTGCCCGACCCAGACCGCGGCTATGCGCTGGCGGTGCTGACGGGCGCGCTGACGTTTCGCAATGTGAAGCCGGCTCTGCTCAAGGACATCGTGCTGCGCGAGGTCGATCCGACGCTGTTCGCCATGAGCTACGACTATGTCGGCGATCTGGGCGAGACCATCGCGCTGATCTGGCCGCATCACGGGGCGGATGGGGACCTGCCGTCTCTCACCGACCTCATCGAGCTGTTCAACACGACCAGCAAGAACGAGTTGCCCAGGCTGATTGCGGCTTTGCTGACGCAGGCCGATATCAACGAGCGCTGGGCGGTGGTGAAGCTGGCGACGGGGGCATTGCGCATCGGGGTCTCGGCGCGGCTGGCCAAAACGGCGCTGAGCGAAATGAGCGGCGTCGACGTGCAGGAGATCGAGGAAGTGTGGCACGGGCTCAAGGTGCCCTATACCGACCTCTTCGCCTGGCTAGACGGCAAGGCGCCGCGGCCCGATATCGACCAGTCGGCGCGGTTCCATCCGCTGATGCTGAGCAACCCGATCGACGAGGAAAAGGACCTGGCCAAGCTCGACCCCAAGGATTTCTCGGCCGAGTGGAAGTGGGACGGCATTCGCGTGCAACTGGTACTGGGGGGCGGGACGGTGTCGCTGTTCTCGCGGACGGGCGACGACATCGCCAATTCCTTCCCCGACATCGTCGAGAATGTGCATGGGCGGGCGGTCCTGGACGGGGAATTGCTGGTCGGCAAGGATTTTGAGCCAGGCAGCTTCAACGAGCTGCAGCAGCGGCTCAACAAAAAGGTGGCGTCGGCCAAGCATCTCAAGGACAGCCCGGCCTTCATCCGCGTCTATGACATGCTGTTCGATGGGCGCGAGGATATCCGCACGTTGAGCTGGACCGAGCGGCGCGCCCGGCTCGAAGCCTGGTTTGCGGCCAATCCGCAGACACGGCTCGACCTTTCCGAGGTGCTGCCGTTCGGCGACTGGGACGACCTGGCCGCGCAGCGGCGGCAAGGCGCCGACGAGCATGGGCATGAAGGGGTGATGATCAAGCTCAGAAGCTCGCCCTATGTGCCGGGGCGGCCCAAGGGGTACTGGTTCAAGTGGAAGCGCGATCCCAACGTGGTCGACGCCGTGCTGATGTATGCGCAGCGGGGGCATGGCAAACGCAGTTCGTTCTATTCGGACTATACGTTCGGCGTGTGGAAGGGGAACGAGATCGTCCCTGTCGGTAAGGCCTATTTCGGCTTTACCGACGAGGAACTGAAACAGCTCGACAAGTGGATCCGGGCCAATACGCTGCAGGCCTTCGGGCCGGTGCGCGAGGTGCGCAAGGAACTGGTGTTCGAGGTGGCGTTCGACTCGGCGCAGGAGTCGACGCGGCACAAGTCGGGCGTGGCGCTGCGCTTTCCGCGCATCAGCCGCATCCGCTGGGACAAGCCGGCGAGCGAAGCGGCGACGCTGGAGGATATGATGGTGTTTGTGGGGGCGACTTAG
- a CDS encoding MerR family DNA-binding protein: protein MNRSVPENRDLFAIADLAKEFGISTRAIRFYEAKGLLAPERVGATRIFRRRDRARLILILRGKRLGFSLRDISDYLSLYDANRSQQVQLLTAKIDERLVSLEAQLQDLQTTISELKEIKKLADERLEKAG, encoded by the coding sequence GTGAACCGCTCCGTCCCCGAAAACCGCGACCTGTTCGCCATTGCCGATCTCGCCAAGGAGTTCGGCATCTCGACCCGCGCCATCCGCTTCTACGAAGCCAAGGGCCTGCTCGCCCCCGAACGCGTCGGCGCCACCCGCATCTTTCGCCGCCGCGACCGCGCCCGGTTGATCCTCATCCTGCGCGGCAAGCGCCTGGGCTTTTCGCTGCGCGACATCTCCGACTATCTCAGCCTCTACGACGCCAACCGCAGCCAGCAGGTCCAGTTGCTCACCGCCAAGATCGACGAGCGCCTGGTCTCGCTGGAGGCGCAACTCCAGGATCTGCAGACGACCATTTCCGAACTCAAGGAAATCAAGAAGCTGGCCGACGAGCGGCTGGAGAAGGCGGGCTAG
- a CDS encoding UvrB/UvrC motif-containing protein, translating into MSSRSINEKLVALAKQMEAAAEAMDFEEATRLRNEIARIKGEAPVAPGDPDTVTVGQPPPGAMGLGTQVPVRQPPKGWVKPKKPDLMTKNIKPRGGR; encoded by the coding sequence ATGTCATCGCGATCGATCAACGAGAAGCTGGTGGCGCTGGCCAAGCAGATGGAAGCGGCCGCCGAGGCAATGGACTTCGAGGAAGCGACGCGTCTTCGCAACGAAATTGCAAGGATCAAGGGCGAGGCGCCGGTGGCGCCGGGCGATCCCGATACGGTGACCGTGGGCCAGCCGCCGCCGGGGGCCATGGGGCTGGGCACGCAGGTGCCGGTGCGGCAACCGCCCAAAGGCTGGGTCAAGCCGAAGAAGCCGGATTTGATGACGAAGAATATCAAGCCGCGCGGCGGGCGTTAG